Part of the Sphingobium lignivorans genome is shown below.
CGAATCCGCCAGCTATCACGATGCCGGCACCTGCACTTTCTACGGCACCGCCAACACCAACCAGATGATGATGGAAGTGATGGGCCTGCACATGCCGGGCGCCGCGTTCGTCAATCCGGGCACGAAGCTGCGCAGCGAGCTGACGCGCGCCGCCGTGCATCGCGTCGCGTCGCTCGGCTGGGACGGCGAGGATTATCGCCCGCTCGGCCATTGCGTGGACGAGAAGGCGATCGTGAATGCCGCCATCGGCCTGCTGGCGACCGGCGGCTCGACCAACCATGCCATCCACTTGCCCGCCATTGCCCGCGCGGCCGGCATCCTCATCGACTGGACGGACCTGGCCGAGCTGTCCTCGGTCGTGCCGCTGCTCGCGCGCGTCTATCCCAATGGCGCGGACGACGTGAACCATTTCCACGCCGCCGGGGGCATGGCGTGGATCATCACGGAGCTGCTCGGCAATGGCCTGCTCCACCGCGACATCATGACCGTCGCGCGCGCCGACCTCACCGATTATGGCCGCAGCCCCATGCTGGTGGACGACGCGCTGGTCTGGGACGAGCCGCCCACCGCGCCCGGCAATGACGCGATCCTGCGGCCGGTCTCCGATCCCTTCAGCGCCGATGGCGGCATGAAGCTCCTTGCCGGCAATCTCGGCCGCTGCATCATGAAGACCAGCGCGGTGGACCCGGCGCGCTGGACGATCGAGGCGCCCGCCCGCGTGTTCGCCGGGCAGGACGAGGTCATGGAAGCCTTCAAGGCCGGCGAGCTGGACCGCGACGTGGTCGTGGTGGTCCGCTTCCAGGGGCCGCGCGCCAATGGCATGCCGGAGCTGCACAAGCTCACTCCGCCGCTGGGCGTGCTGCAGGACCGGGGCTTCAAGGTCGCGCTGGTGACGGACGGGCGCATGTCCGGCGCGAGCGGCAAGGTGCCCGCCGCCATCCATCTCTCGCCCGAGGCGCTGGGCGGCGGCCCGGTCGGCAAGCTGCGCGACGGCGACATCGTGCGGGTCTGCGCCGTGGAAGGCCGGCTGGAAGCGCTGGTGGACGAGGCCGAGTGGGCCGCGCGCCCGCAGGCCGAGGCCCCGCCCCCGCCGTTCGACACCGGCCGCGAGCTGTTCGCCCTGTTCCGCCATCACAGCGATGTCGCGGAGGCCGGCGCCTCGCCCATCCTGGCGGCAATGGACCGGGACATCGCGCTGTGACGGAGATCATCGCGGGCCGATGTGGGGGGCACCAATGCCCGCTTTGCCCGCGCCACGCTGGATGCCGATGGCGTGCCCACGCTCGGCACCGTGCGCAAGTACAAGGTGGCGGATTATCCGAGCCTCGCCGCCTGCTGGCGTGCCTATCAGCGCGAGGAAAGCGGCGACCTGCCCGACCGGCTCTCCATCGCTTTCGCCGCGCCGATCGCACGGGAGACCATCAAGCTCACCAATTCAAGCTGGATGGTCCGCCCGGCCAGCCTCGCCGCGGATCTCGGCCTCGCCTGCGTGCGGCTGGTCAATGACTTCGAGGCCGTGGCCCATGCCGTGGCGCGGCTGCCGATGCGCGACCTGCCGCTGCTGTTCGGGCCGGAGAAGCCCTTCCCCACCGATGGCGGCGTCACGATCCTCGGCCCGGGCACGGGCCTCGGCGTGGGGCTTGTCGCGTTCGACGATGGCGTGCCGCACATCGTCGCCACCGAGGGCGGCCATGTCGATTTCGCGCCGCTCGATGCGCTGGAAGGCCGCATCCTCGAACTCCTGCGCGCCGATTTCGTCCGCGTGTCCACCGAGCGGATCGTCTCGGGCCCCGGCCTCAACAATCTCTACAAGGCACTCGCAACGCTCAGCCACGAGCCGGTCACCCTGTGGTCCGATGCCGATCTCTGGGCGGCGGCGCTGGACGGCAGCAATCCGCTGGCCCGCTCCGCGCTGGAACGCTTCTGCCTCTCTTATGGCGCCGTGGCGGGCGATCTGGCGCTCGCGCATGGCCCTCATCAGGTCGTGCTGGCTGGCGGCCTCACCCAGCGGATGCGCGATTTCCTGGTCAACCAGAGCGGCTTTCACAGTCGCTTCACCGCCAAGGGCCGCTATGAAGGGCTGATGCGGACGATCCCTGTCCGCCTCGCCGTCCACCCCGAGATCGGCCTTTACGGCGCAGCCGCCGCCTGGCGCGAGAAGAAAGCATGAGCATGACAGTCGATGATGTGATGGCGCTGGCGCCGGTGATCCCGGTGTTGATCGTGGAGCGCGTGGCCGATGCCGTGCCGATCGCGCAGGCGCTGGTCGCGGGCGGCCTGCCTGCGCTGGAAGTGACCATGCGCACACCCGTGGCGCTGGAGGTGATGCGCGAGATGGCACAGGTGCCCGGCGCGGTCGTCGGCGCGGGCACGGTGCTCAATCCCAGGATGCTCGATCAGGCGCTCGAAGCGGGCGCCCGCTTCATCGTCTCGCCCGGCCTTACCGAACCGCTCGGCACGGCCGCGCGCGCGGCCGGCGCGGCGCTGCTGCCCGGCGTGGCGACGGCGGCGGACATCATGCGCGGGCTCGATCTGGGCCTCGAGCGCTTCAAGTTCTTCCCGGCCGCGACCAGCGGCGGCCTGCCCGCGCTCAAGGCCCTCGCCGCGCCGTTCCACATGGCCCGCTTCTGCCCCACCGGCGGCATCAGCGCCGACACCGCTGCCGACTGGCTCGCCCAGCCGTTCGTCGGCTGCGTCGGCGGAAGCTGGGTCGTCCCCAAGGGCACGCCCGATCCCGCGCAGATCGAGCAACTCGCCCGCGAAGCCGCTGCGCTGCCTCGGCCCGCACGGGGCTGAACGACATTCGGCCCCAGGGCTGATCGCCATTTATTTCGTCCGTTGAACGGGCACCCTTCCTGCCAATATTCTCGTCATGCTGAACTTGTTTCAGCATCCATCGTGCCTTGAAGCTCAGGGCTCGGACGCGAAATAGATGCTGAAACAAGTTCAGCATGACATTCTCCAGGGAGGCAAACGCGCTCCACAGGTTGAACGGCGATTAGCCCTAGGGCGGATCGACATTCAGATGATGGCGTGGCGAAAATGGTGGTTTTTCGGGACCCGGCGCGCAGCGTACTCAAGGTACGTGAGCACCGGAAGACCGGGAAACCGCCATTTGCAGGCCGCCAGCGCTGAATGTCGATTAGCCCTAGGCCAGCCCATCGGCGCGCAGCTTTAGCCCCGCCGTGAACAGCGGCGTCGTCACCTTGTCGAACTGTCCCGGCGTCAGCTGGAAGAAATGGCGGAACTCGCGATTGCGATGGCTCTGGTCGAAGTAGCGCAGCGCCGCCAGTTGCTCCGCGCTCGGCTCGCTGAAGCCGCGCATCGCCTGCGCCATGTCGAGGAAGCGGCTGCGGCGCAGGATGACCTTGGGGCTGTGGCCGAAGCTCGCATAGCACTGCCGCTCGAACTGGCGGACCGACAGGCCGACCTGCTGCGCCGCCCGCGCCACGGGAATCGTGCTGTCCTCGCGCGCGATCTTCTCGAAGGCCGCCATCGCCGCCGAGGGCGGCGGGCCGCAATAGGTCGCGAGCCGCAGCCGCAGCACCCGCTCGATCGCCTCGACGACGGCATGATCGTCCGGCGCCGCCGCGACATCCCGGTAGAGCCGCTCGCCCAGATCGCCCCATAAGCCCATCAGCGGCCGCGCGCCGTCGGCGATCAGCCGGGCCGGCTCGGCGAAGAGGCTGGCCCAGCCGCCCGGCCGGATGGCGACGCCGACGACCAGAAACGGCCCGCGCACCCGCACGCGCCAAGGAATGCCGTTCGGCCCCATGAGCGGGATCGGCCCGAAGTTCGACCATTGGTCCGGCCCGGTCTCCGCTGCCCAGTCGCCCTGCAGCAGGATGCGGATGATCGCCGTCTCGGACATGAGCTTGTCGATCAGGACGAAGTCGTCCGGCAGCGGCGCATGGAAGACATAATGGCGCCGGACATAAGCCGCGAGATCGGCCGACGGCGCATAACTGCGTGACAAAAGCATCCGTGCCCACCCCACCCGGAAACCCGTCTCCCGGTTCTTGCACCGGGGCGCGGCCGGAGCAACAGCCTTGTCGGCGGATCGCGACGAACCGCAGCCGTCGGGATGACGCCGGTCAGGCATCGCCCCGCGCGCGTGGCTTTCGGCCGCAGCGAAACCGCCCCGCCAGCCGCGTCATGCGGACGATCGGGATGCTACTGGATCGCGCCCCACAGGCTCTGCGCGGGCACATAGCCGCGCTGGTTGCCCACCGCCACGGAGCACCAGCCGTCCGAGCAGCCCGAGACACGGCCCACCACGCCCGGC
Proteins encoded:
- a CDS encoding helix-turn-helix domain-containing protein, with amino-acid sequence MLLSRSYAPSADLAAYVRRHYVFHAPLPDDFVLIDKLMSETAIIRILLQGDWAAETGPDQWSNFGPIPLMGPNGIPWRVRVRGPFLVVGVAIRPGGWASLFAEPARLIADGARPLMGLWGDLGERLYRDVAAAPDDHAVVEAIERVLRLRLATYCGPPPSAAMAAFEKIAREDSTIPVARAAQQVGLSVRQFERQCYASFGHSPKVILRRSRFLDMAQAMRGFSEPSAEQLAALRYFDQSHRNREFRHFFQLTPGQFDKVTTPLFTAGLKLRADGLA
- the eda gene encoding bifunctional 4-hydroxy-2-oxoglutarate aldolase/2-dehydro-3-deoxy-phosphogluconate aldolase, producing MSMTVDDVMALAPVIPVLIVERVADAVPIAQALVAGGLPALEVTMRTPVALEVMREMAQVPGAVVGAGTVLNPRMLDQALEAGARFIVSPGLTEPLGTAARAAGAALLPGVATAADIMRGLDLGLERFKFFPAATSGGLPALKALAAPFHMARFCPTGGISADTAADWLAQPFVGCVGGSWVVPKGTPDPAQIEQLAREAAALPRPARG
- the edd gene encoding phosphogluconate dehydratase codes for the protein MTDLHPVIARVTERVTARSAASRLRYLDLIERGRDAGTNRDKLSCGNLAHGFAASGEDKPAIRTGRAMNIGIVTAYNDMLSAHQPYGRYPEAIKIAAREVGATAQVAGGVPAMCDGVTQGQAGMELSLFSRDTIALSTAIALSHAMFEGALMLGICDKIVPGLLMGALRFGHLPTIFVPAGPMPSGLANKEKQRIRQLYAEGKVGREELLESESASYHDAGTCTFYGTANTNQMMMEVMGLHMPGAAFVNPGTKLRSELTRAAVHRVASLGWDGEDYRPLGHCVDEKAIVNAAIGLLATGGSTNHAIHLPAIARAAGILIDWTDLAELSSVVPLLARVYPNGADDVNHFHAAGGMAWIITELLGNGLLHRDIMTVARADLTDYGRSPMLVDDALVWDEPPTAPGNDAILRPVSDPFSADGGMKLLAGNLGRCIMKTSAVDPARWTIEAPARVFAGQDEVMEAFKAGELDRDVVVVVRFQGPRANGMPELHKLTPPLGVLQDRGFKVALVTDGRMSGASGKVPAAIHLSPEALGGGPVGKLRDGDIVRVCAVEGRLEALVDEAEWAARPQAEAPPPPFDTGRELFALFRHHSDVAEAGASPILAAMDRDIAL